A stretch of the Argentina anserina chromosome 6, drPotAnse1.1, whole genome shotgun sequence genome encodes the following:
- the LOC126798905 gene encoding zinc finger protein CONSTANS-LIKE 2 isoform X1 — protein sequence MLKEESNGAAAANSRARVCDTCRSAACTVYCRADSAFLCSSCDATIHAANRVASRHERVWVCEACERAPAAFLCKADAASLCTSCDAEIHSANPLARRHQRVPILPISGCLHGPPSTDPGGQMMVAAAPADTTEDGFLSQEGDEALDEEDEDEAASWLLLNPVKNSNGNHNSNNNPNNNNNNNNNGFFFGVEVDEYLDLVEYNSSDQNQFSTTTTVTDQHNQYGMPHKFNYGGDSVVPVQYGEGKVNQMQMQQKHNFHQLGMEYESSKAAYGYDGSISHTVSVSSMDVGVVPDSTMSDMSVSHPRTPKGTIDLFNGPTIQMPTQLSPMDREARVLRYREKKKMRKFEKTIRYASRKAYAETRPRIKGRFAKRTDIEVEVDQMFSTSLMGETGYGIVPSY from the exons ATGTTGAAGGAAGAGAGCAATGGCGCCGCGGCCGCGAACAGCCGGGCACGTGTTTGCGACACGTGCCGCTCCGCAGCCTGCACGGTCTACTGCCGTGCAGACTCTGCGTTCTTGTGTTCGAGCTGCGACGCCACGATCCACGCCGCCAACCGCGTGGCTTCCCGCCACGAGCGTGTGTGGGTCTGCGAGGCGTGCGAGCGTGCGCCGGCTGCTTTTCTCTGCAAGGCAGACGCGGCCTCGCTCTGCACGTCTTGCGACGCGGAAATCCACTCTGCTAATCCTTTGGCCCGTCGCCACCAGCGCGTCCCCATCCTTCCCATCTCCGGCTGCCTACACGGACCTCCGTCCACTGACCCCGGCGGTCAGATGATGGTGGCGGCTGCCCCGGCGGATACCACAGAGGACGGTTTCCTGAGCCAGGAAGGAGATGAGGCATTGgacgaagaagatgaagatgaggcTGCCTCCTGGCTGCTGCTGAATCCGGTGAAGAACAGCAACGGTAATCATAACAGTAACAACAATCCAaacaataacaacaacaacaacaacaacggATTCTTCTTCGGAGTGGAGGTTGATGAGTACTTGGACCTTGTGGAGTACAACTCATCTGATCAGAACCAGTTCAGTACTACTACCACTGTTACTGACCAGCATAACCAGTATGGTATGCCGCACAAGTTCAATTATGGAGGTGATAGTGTTGTGCCAGTTCAGTATGGAGAAGGTAAAGTAAACCAGATGCAGATGCAGCAGAAGCATAACTTTCATCAGTTGGGGATGGAATATGAGTCCTCAAAAGCTGCTTATGGTTACGATGGTTCAATATCTCACACT GTTTCTGTTTCATCCATGGATGTTGGTGTTGTACCAGACTCAACAATGAGCGATATGTCAGTCTCTCACCCAAGAACACCAAAAGGAACAATAGACCTTTTCAATGGACCTACAATTCAGATGCCAACCCAACTAAGTCCAATGGACAGGGAGGCCAGGGTCCTCAGATacagagaaaaaaagaagatgagGAAGTTTGAGAAAACAATCCGTTATGCCTCAAGGAAGGCCTATGCAGAGACAAGACCTCGGATCAAGGGCCGGTTTGCAAAGCGAACAGACATTGAAGTTGAAGTGGATCAGATGTTCTCCACATCACTCATGGGAGAAACTGGATACGGTATTGTCCCTTCGTACTGA
- the LOC126798905 gene encoding zinc finger protein CONSTANS-LIKE 2 isoform X2, translating to MLKEESNGAAAANSRARVCDTCRSAACTVYCRADSAFLCSSCDATIHAANRVASRHERVWVCEACERAPAAFLCKADAASLCTSCDAEIHSANPLARRHQRVPILPISGCLHGPPSTDPGGQMMVAAAPADTTEDGFLSQEGDEALDEEDEDEAASWLLLNPVKNSNGNHNSNNNGFFFGVEVDEYLDLVEYNSSDQNQFSTTTTVTDQHNQYGMPHKFNYGGDSVVPVQYGEGKVNQMQMQQKHNFHQLGMEYESSKAAYGYDGSISHTVSVSSMDVGVVPDSTMSDMSVSHPRTPKGTIDLFNGPTIQMPTQLSPMDREARVLRYREKKKMRKFEKTIRYASRKAYAETRPRIKGRFAKRTDIEVEVDQMFSTSLMGETGYGIVPSY from the exons ATGTTGAAGGAAGAGAGCAATGGCGCCGCGGCCGCGAACAGCCGGGCACGTGTTTGCGACACGTGCCGCTCCGCAGCCTGCACGGTCTACTGCCGTGCAGACTCTGCGTTCTTGTGTTCGAGCTGCGACGCCACGATCCACGCCGCCAACCGCGTGGCTTCCCGCCACGAGCGTGTGTGGGTCTGCGAGGCGTGCGAGCGTGCGCCGGCTGCTTTTCTCTGCAAGGCAGACGCGGCCTCGCTCTGCACGTCTTGCGACGCGGAAATCCACTCTGCTAATCCTTTGGCCCGTCGCCACCAGCGCGTCCCCATCCTTCCCATCTCCGGCTGCCTACACGGACCTCCGTCCACTGACCCCGGCGGTCAGATGATGGTGGCGGCTGCCCCGGCGGATACCACAGAGGACGGTTTCCTGAGCCAGGAAGGAGATGAGGCATTGgacgaagaagatgaagatgaggcTGCCTCCTGGCTGCTGCTGAATCCGGTGAAGAACAGCAACGGTAATCATAACAGT aacaacaacggATTCTTCTTCGGAGTGGAGGTTGATGAGTACTTGGACCTTGTGGAGTACAACTCATCTGATCAGAACCAGTTCAGTACTACTACCACTGTTACTGACCAGCATAACCAGTATGGTATGCCGCACAAGTTCAATTATGGAGGTGATAGTGTTGTGCCAGTTCAGTATGGAGAAGGTAAAGTAAACCAGATGCAGATGCAGCAGAAGCATAACTTTCATCAGTTGGGGATGGAATATGAGTCCTCAAAAGCTGCTTATGGTTACGATGGTTCAATATCTCACACT GTTTCTGTTTCATCCATGGATGTTGGTGTTGTACCAGACTCAACAATGAGCGATATGTCAGTCTCTCACCCAAGAACACCAAAAGGAACAATAGACCTTTTCAATGGACCTACAATTCAGATGCCAACCCAACTAAGTCCAATGGACAGGGAGGCCAGGGTCCTCAGATacagagaaaaaaagaagatgagGAAGTTTGAGAAAACAATCCGTTATGCCTCAAGGAAGGCCTATGCAGAGACAAGACCTCGGATCAAGGGCCGGTTTGCAAAGCGAACAGACATTGAAGTTGAAGTGGATCAGATGTTCTCCACATCACTCATGGGAGAAACTGGATACGGTATTGTCCCTTCGTACTGA